Within the Cydia pomonella isolate Wapato2018A chromosome 3, ilCydPomo1, whole genome shotgun sequence genome, the region aaaatatgacATCACAAACAATTATGTTTTATGTATAACATTTCCCATGCAgtggccaaaaatatttttttaaggtaaaaatgtatttatatttaaaaattattaggtcatataaattaaaagcgTTCGCAGAGGCCGTTTGAAGaactttaatgtcatgtagaatgtCGGCTGGAAACCATTCACGGGCAAATTAAGtttaccctaaggttgtctggaagagatcgcttacagcgataagtccgcctgttactacatttctttacattgtaaatctattttaaatttgttttctttgtggtgcaataatagtacattacgatacaagtgcgaaaaataggaaattcgaaacgagtggcgataaattaaaacacgaccgaagggagtgttttaaatcgacacgagttgcgaattacctattcgcacatgtatcgtacaacgttttacagtacatatggccctttaaatgttcgacacagtaacgtaatatgctacttctcgcactagtgctataaagtagccccatatgtactgtaaataatatttacttaacttactttacttacttacttacatttgaTATCAAAGTGATATTCGAATGATGTAATTTTGTAAACTTTCACCCGTTCGTCAGATTTGTGTCAATGGTCAATACATTGTAAGGATAAGTACCTACGAGCGAAATACATGCGCAAACTTTATGACATCaattagatatcattttgatgtctaaatgtaagttcgaattggccttccGGTCCCAGCAGGCATTgctattttatacattttggcgaatcaaatgtcaatgttttctatgaaaCAGCAGATTGTTGTTTCGCTATTTCgaggttggccccatagtaaaagttgttcagtatgacctacatgatgatgatgatgatgatgtcctcccagacgtatccgtcaacggcgacatcctgacaaataaaagggtcttaactattacgtgcatgggcgcggacgtggcttgcgaatccaaattttgttttaaaagtccGGCAACACGAAACACAGTAGAGCTGCCCAGATGCGTtgtatgtgtaatggtaggagggcttgggctgagtttttcggagctggcgtttggcgtcaagatcttcaagtCGGGTGTGCTCGAAGTTACTAAGACCTGTGTTGACAGCAGTTCGCCAGTCCGATCTCCGAGATGCAAGCTCCTCCCACGACTCGCATGATATGCCGGTGGCCGAAAGGTGGCGTTTTAAGACATCCTTGTAGCGTAGGTACTGCCCTCCAGCCTTGCGTTTACCGGCAGCTAGCTTAGAGGAAAACACTACTTTAGGCAGTCTGGATATTTTTGTTAGTACTGTGCTGTGTCCCGGTATGtgcataaaatgcaactttctcattagtttttgaacaatcaagagggactttaccagttggtgtggtgaaaactgTTTTAACGGTTTCCATACAGCTTACCTTAATACGAGTGCCGCCACTGTGTCAAGAACAAATAGTTATCTacgttcgtgtcatccacgatgacgcgtagatttgtcaaatctaacctttaataacatgataatacgagtcaaggcccgcgtcatcgtgaatgacactatcTATGATTTAGTCCACAGATAGGAAATAATAGCTACAAACAAACATTACGACAATTCTTGCGTAACTAGCCCTATGGAAATAACTGTGACCCATTTTACTCCTATAGACAGTCACATTTCAGAAAAAACGTCTCTTCTGTGGACAAAACAGTAAACGTTAACGAgcggtacctatacctacatcgcgtttttcttattttagtcTCCAGTACTAACAAAAATATCCAGCAATATGGTGCCATACGTACAAGGTGCCCACACCAACGCAGTTGGCCCTTTATGAGCAGACTTTCCATACCCGGCATGTCCGTTCGACGAAGAACCTCCGAATTTGGAACACGATCCTGCCACTTCAACCGTAGTATTCCTCGGAGACATGTagatgacctacatattcacccctcagacACAAACCTCACAAACAAAAACAACCTGTATATATCAACTTAgttcaataaagtttttaaatctttatttacaataacaatgtacataatggatatatacagatgattactataactagcttatatctagaataggcccttgaggcattgtaccaagttcaataactaaataataaattaataataatatgtcaatattgaaataatattttatattatgtatttatttaagtattaagtTTTTTAAGTGGGTCCTGCAGGTGGGTGGGTCATGCTGAGGTTAGTAACATTATATGTCTTTCTATCAAacacaaatatcaaaatgaaaaatatatactgatatgtatgtatagggCGATATAAAGAAACACGATGTGACTTCATTGGCGGTTTATTCTCAACTAAAAACATGGTTAAGCGCGAGCGGCATACCCACATAACTATATCTATACCTAACTTACTAGTTATATCTACCTACATGTAGTATTGTGATATACTACACTACTTCCCCCCTTACCGATAGGTTCTGTCTTGTACGTACTTACTTGATTGTATTGTACATAGGCACATGCAGATgcttaagtatatgtgtaactAGGTCAGGCGAGTAACAGCTGTTTGCTGGATGACACATGGCGGACACTATAAGTAAGAAGGGATGTGGCGTTTACATAATTGCTTAGGCGATAATTCTTATTGACTAAagttataacaaataataatagttttacagttaaaccctaaaaatgcaagAAATGACTGAAGTGAGGGCTAATACTGTACCTATTTACTCTCCCCGTAAtccaagtaggtacttacttacaataaaggagaaaaaaaaaatgatggtGACTTAAAACTAGCGCCAATTATTAACAATGGAAAGGTATGATAGTTTAACCTCGTTACTGTTATGCATATGCATGTAGTACGAATAAcctcaataaaatgtaagtatctTCCAAATGGAAAAGATTAGCGATTGTTTCAATTTAGATGATGCGAGTTGTAAAACACAACTTAATATAACCCAACGTAAATTGTAATTGTCTTGTAATTATGGTGACCCTTAGGAGGCTATTTTGATGACATGGTATGTCAtataggtttaattttttttttgttaataatatatataattataactgtGTTTGACAATAaggaaaatagtacattacgatacaagtgcgaaaaatagaaaacccgaaacgagtggcgataaattaaaacacgaccgaagggagtgttttaaatcgacacgagttgcgaattacctactcgcacatgtatcgtacatcgttttacagtacatatggccctttaaatgttcgacacaataacgtaatatgctacttctcgcactagtgctataaagtagccccatatgtactgtaaaatatatattattctcATGTTTACGGATACGCTTCTTCAAAACCGTAACGCATAACAGGCATGCGAGCGCGCACCGGTCTGGGGCTGGCGGCGGGTGGCGCTGGTGCATCCCTCGGGATCCTACAACCTGCCGCCGCCAGGGGAGCTACGTTAACGCCCGATGTCACGCCATTGTAACGTGCCTCGCGCTCGTCCGTCGGCGCCGTCCCGTAATCGTGGCGCGCGCGTAATTGATTTGTGTGCCGAGATATTATGCCTTCCTCTGTCTGAACTTTATAGTTATTGTTGCCTAATACCTGCTTAATCGTAGCCTCAATCCACTTATGACCCTTACGGAAGTCTCTGGCCCACACTAAATCCCCGACTTCGAATGACCTACTGTTCTGGGGTCCACGAGCTATTTttgtttgcttatttttttcTACAGTGTCAAACAGACCGGTTTTGAGTAGGTCAAGTCTTGTTTTTAATTGACGCCCTAGCAACAATGCAGCTGGTGACTCATCCGTAGTGCAGTGTTTAGTGTTTCTATAATCTAACAAAAAGCGCTGTAAAAATTGGTTAGGGTTAGTGTTTTCTTTCGTTGCCttctttaaacatttttttattgtgcgCACAGCTATCTCCGCTTCCCCATTCGACGCAGGTTGGTAAGGAGCTGACGTGATGTGTGTGACCCCATTTTTCATTAAGAAACTTGCGAATTGTTCACTACTAAATGGGGGTCCATTATCTGAGATTAATTTGGATGGAATCCCAAATCTAGCGAATAACTCCCTTAACTTATCTGTAGTAGCTTCGGCCGTTGTAGTAGTCATTGGAAACACTTCTATCCATTTTGAATAACTATCTACGACTATAAGGTATGATTTCGCATTATATGACAAAAAATCTATGTGTATTCTATCGAATGCCTTTTTTGACGTGGTCCAAGGCACTATGGCGACTCGCGGGGGTGCATCCGCTGTCTCTGCACAAACCCGACATGAGTTGCACTGCTGCTCGATGTCCAGATCTATCCTAGGCCACCAGACATAGCTCCGCGCGATACTCTTACACTTGACAATGCCCAGGTGTCCACCGTGCACCTCAGCCAGCACTGCCGCCTGCAGCGCCGCCGGCACCACGACACGAGAACCCCATATGAGACACCCACCTTCTACATTGAGCTCATCTCGTCTTCTATAATAAGGGAGCAGATCTGCTGCCACTCCTGTCTTCGGCCAACCTGATTTGACATATTGTGACACTAGATTAAGTGTTTTATCAACGGCAGTTTCCCTCTTGACATCGAGCGCACGAATtggaaaattattttctataaacTGTACAAAGCTGCAATCGTCACTGGCATCGCTCTGGTCTACTATGGGTAATGGTAAGCGAGACAGTCCATCTGCTATGTTGTCTGCTGATTTTACGTACTCAATGTCATACTGGTAGCCCGACAACAATAGCGCCCACCTAATGAGCCGCCCAGCAGCAGTGGCTGGAATGTCTGCTTTAGACCCAAAAATGCTTACCAGCGGACGATGATCTGTACGCAGGGTGAACTGCCGACCATACAAGTACGTATGAAATTTTTTTATGCCAAAGACGATACTAAGTGCTTCGCGGTGAATCTGACTATAATTACGCTCGGCCGCATTAAGCGCGCGCGATGCATATGCGATGGGCCGTTCACCCTCCGCCGTTCGGTGCAGTATGACGGCACCTACCCCCGTCTGGCTCCCGTCACAACATAGAATCAGTGGCAGGCTTTCACTATAATGAGTTAAAACTGGACTATTCGTTAATGCGACTTTGATTTTGTTGAAGGCTTCTTTTTCCGGTTGGCCCCACTCCCACGTCTGTCCCTTCTTTAACAATCGGTATAGCGGCGTCAAGATATCTGTGAATCCTTTAATGAATTTCGAATAAAAATTAACCATGCCCAAAAAGGATTTTAGTGTAGACGTGTTTTCGGGTGCCGGAGCCTCCAATATAGGCTTAATTTTGTCATTGTCCATTCTTACCCCGTTTTCAGAAATAATGAAGCCCAAATACTTAACTTCTTTTGCGAAAAAAGTACATTTCTCTTTGCGCAAAGTCAACCCCGCAGCTTCAAAGCGGTTTAGGacactttttaagtttttaatgtgGTCGGCTTCACTATTACCGGTAATCAAAACGTCATCCTGATAAACTGTCACATTGGGGATTCCGGCCACTACCTGTTCTATGACGCGCTGAAATATTGACGCTGCTGACGCTACCCCATATACTAATCTGTTATACATGTATAGACCGCGATGTGTGTTTACTACTGTGTACTTTTTCGATTCCTCGCTGAGTTCAACTTGCATATATGCTTCCTTCAAATCCAATTTGGAAAATAGTTTTCCCCCATTAAGATTATTAAATAACTGTTCGGCACGCGGAAGTGGATATCTGTCTACTTCTAATACCGGATTGAGGGTGGACTTATAATCCCCGCAAATTCTAAGGCTACCATTGTTTTTGACCACGACAACCAAGCATGAAGCCCAGTCAGAGGAAGAGATCGGCGTAATTATACCTGCGCGCTCCATGCGCTCGAGTTCGGCGTCGACTGGCGCGCGCAACGCAAGCGGAAGCGGGCGCGCGCGCCGGAACACGGGCTGCGCGTCCGGCCGCACGCGCAGCGTCGCGCGCGCGCTCACATGCCTTCCAAGGGACTCGCTAAACACGCCGGAATGTTCACGCATCAACGCTGACGTATCTAACACTTCAATGCACTTGTTATTACTTTTGTCGATTTTTAACACTGAGTCTGTGACGATGATGCTCATACCTAATGGTTTTATCCACTCCCTACCTAATAATGGTACACCGCCGTTCACGATGATATGTAGGTCCAATTCTTGTCTAATGTTTAAGTACGCCACACTTACACGTATGAATCCGAGAGACTGGATTGGTACACGATTGTATCCACGTAACTTCGAATCGTCTTTATGCAATGTGTGGTGTCCGAACAactttttgtacatattttcgtTAATACAAGCAACTGGTGAACCGGTGTCAACATGCATCTGCAGCTTCTTCCCGTCGACGATGACCTCGGCAATTACCGGCTCCCGTCCCGTCAGTTCTACGTGGTATAGGCCCTCAAAATCACCAGTCTGGCCTGGCTCCCAGTCTTCATCCGGGTTGCTATTTGAGCCGTTATCTTGCCCCCAATTATTTTCCATGTTGATATTCGTAGTATAATTCATGTCACGAATGTTGGGACACACTCTTTTTAAATggcctttttttaaacatattttacaaacGTATTCCTTGAACTTGCATCTGGTTTGGTCGTGACCTTGTTCGCCACAGCAGATACACTGTTGCCGAGGGCCCCACGAGCTCCGGGTCGGCCGCGCCGCGGTGCCCGCGCCGCGCCCCCGGCCAGCCgtggcggccgccgcgccgccccgcCGAGCGAAGCGCGCGCCGCTGGTGCCGCGCCCCTGTCCCGGTGCCGGCGCCGTGTATACCGCATGAAGATCGTCTTCTTTGGAGCTAGACGGTTTTTTGTCTACAACAGTTGCGGCGTTTTTGGCAGCGGACTCCAACGATACCGCCATTTTATAGGCCCTTTTGAAATCTAAATGATTTTCTTCGCAAAACAAGCGTTGACGGGTTGTTTCGTCTTTAAGGCCACATATAAATTGGTCCCTCAGGTTGTCATCTAACGTAGTTTTGAAGTCGCACGTTGTAGCGAGGCGCTTCAACGAGGCGGCAAACTGGGCGACCGATTCACCTTCGGTTTGCTTTGTTAAACGAAACTTGTACCGTTCGGCGAGATAAGATGGCTTCGGTTGAATGTGCGACGCGACTAACTCGATCAAATCGTCGTATTTAAGGTCCTTTGGTTTCTTTGGACTGCAAAGGTCTACCATTAACTCGTATGTGGCAGTACCCACACATGCTATCAGTATAGGAACCTTCTTCGCGTCATCTACATCATTGGCTAAAAAGTATTGTTCCACGATCTCACAATATGTCGACCACTTCCCGTCATTAATATCAAATGCTTTTAATTTTCCCACAGACATAATCTTTCACTTGCACTGTTCACTACACAAATAACTTGTAGGTTCGCGACTGCGCCAaatgatatgtatgtatagggCGATATAAAGAAACACGATGTGACTTCATTGGCGGTTTATTCTCAACTAAAAACATGGTTAAGCGCGAGCGGCATACCCACATAACTATATCTATACCTAACTTACTAGTTATATCTACCTACATGTAGTATTGTGATATATTAAACTACGACGTTCATGAGTAATACAATTGTTTTAATAATcattaaggaataaataaataatggcacAATCATTTTTACTCCGATCCACATTTTGATAGAGTTCATTCTGTCTGGTTGAGTTTGTGTTTGGATACATGTGTATcgatgttattttaataaagtttcaCATCGAAACATcatagttttaaattataaatacttaataaacacaTATGGGCGCTAGAAGGAGGGTTAAAACTGACGCCTATGACACAGTCTCAAGATAAAGCCCTTTATCGGACACATAATAACGTTCTGTGAAAAATCGTTAGCCCGTGCTCACGTCCCGGGGACACGTGCGAGTAGGGCACTCCCGAGACTGATCCCTACTTCTGCTTAGATTAAATTTGTTCCTATAAAAATGTGTCCTTCAGTCGATAACGTCGGGAATGTGCAGATGTCGCCGGGCAGTGTATGAAGCTCGCGATAGGGTCGCACGACGTGCTCGGCCTACTGACGCGCCGCGCACCGGCATCGACACCACGCCAATTTCTTTCCAAATACGCTCGCTTTGAATCTGCCATCATTTATAACTATTTGTTAAACTGTAAATGTCAGAACAAAAGTAGTTcatattattaggtatttttacatgcgctttaatatttttttctctatttttgtaaaattctaGAAGACAATCGCGTCGCCTTTCTCCGCAAAGCTATTAAATCTG harbors:
- the LOC133516628 gene encoding uncharacterized protein K02A2.6-like, which encodes MSVGKLKAFDINDGKWSTYCEIVEQYFLANDVDDAKKVPILIACVGTATYELMVDLCSPKKPKDLKYDDLIELVASHIQPKPSYLAERYKFRLTKQTEGESVAQFAASLKRLATTCDFKTTLDDNLRDQFICGLKDETTRQRLFCEENHLDFKRAYKMAVSLESAAKNAATVVDKKPSSSKEDDLHAVYTAPAPGQGRGTSGARFARRGGAAAATAGRGRGAGTAARPTRSSWGPRQQCICCGEQGHDQTRCKFKEYVCKICLKKGHLKRVCPNIRDMNYTTNINMENNWGQDNGSNSNPDEDWEPGQTGDFEGLYHVELTGREPVIAEVIVDGKKLQMHVDTGSPVACINENMYKKLFGHHTLHKDDSKLRGYNRVPIQSLGFIRVSVAYLNIRQELDLHIIVNGGVPLLGREWIKPLGMSIIVTDSVLKIDKSNNKCIEVLDTSALMREHSGVFSESLGRHVSARATLRVRPDAQPVFRRARPLPLALRAPVDAELERMERAGIITPISSSDWASCLVVVVKNNGSLRICGDYKSTLNPVLEVDRYPLPRAEQLFNNLNGGKLFSKLDLKEAYMQVELSEESKKYTVVNTHRGLYMYNRLVYGVASAASIFQRVIEQVVAGIPNVTVYQDDVLITGNSEADHIKNLKSVLNRFEAAGLTLRKEKCTFFAKEVKYLGFIISENGVRMDNDKIKPILEAPAPENTSTLKSFLGMVNFYSKFIKGFTDILTPLYRLLKKGQTWEWGQPEKEAFNKIKVALTNSPVLTHYSESLPLILCCDGSQTGVGAVILHRTAEGERPIAYASRALNAAERNYSQIHREALSIVFGIKKFHTYLYGRQFTLRTDHRPLVSIFGSKADIPATAAGRLIRWALLLSGYQYDIEYVKSADNIADGLSRLPLPIVDQSDASDDCSFVQFIENNFPIRALDVKRETAVDKTLNLVSQYVKSGWPKTGVAADLLPYYRRRDELNVEGGCLIWGSRVVVPAALQAAVLAEVHGGHLGIVKCKSIARSYVWWPRIDLDIEQQCNSCRVCAETADAPPRVAIVPWTTSKKAFDRIHIDFLSYNAKSYLIVVDSYSKWIEVFPMTTTTAEATTDKLRELFARFGIPSKLISDNGPPFSSEQFASFLMKNGVTHITSAPYQPASNGEAEIAVRTIKKCLKKATKENTNPNQFLQRFLLDYRNTKHCTTDESPAALLLGRQLKTRLDLLKTGLFDTVEKNKQTKIARGPQNSRSFEVGDLVWARDFRKGHKWIEATIKQVLGNNNYKVQTEEGIISRHTNQLRARHDYGTAPTDEREARYNGVTSGVNVAPLAAAGCRIPRDAPAPPAASPRPVRARMPVMRYGFEEAYP